The genomic interval CTGGCCCTCGCGGTCATCGCCCTGGTCGTGGCGGCACCGCTGGCGGGAGCAGCCGAGGACAAGGCGGGTCCCCCGAGCGACTACCGGAGTTTCCTCGGGGGAAACTCCCGGCTCGTCATCTGGGTCGTCGCCGAGCTGCACCTGATGTTCGGGGCCTTCGTGCTCGGCGTGCCGATCTTCGCCTCCATCGTGGAGGTCATCGGGTGGCGCACCGGGGAGCGGCGCTACGACGACCTCGCCCAGGAGTTCACCAAGCTGCTGTCGGCCGCCTTCTCCACCACGGCGGCCTTTGGCGGGCTCCTCATCTTCGCCCTGGTCGGCCTCTACCCGCGCTTCATGACCTTCCTCACCTCGATCTTCCACGAGACCTTCTACGTCTACGCGCTCCTCTTCTTCGCCGAGGGGTTCACCCTCTACCTCTACTACTACGGCTGGGAGCGCATGCAGGGGCGCTGGAAGGGACTCCATGTGCTCCTGGGGATTCTCCTGAACCTCTCGGGGACGGCGCTCATGTTGATCGCCAACGCCTGGGCCGCGTACATGATGGCGCCGTCCGGCATCGACAAGGAGAGCCTCCGCTTTGTCGGGACCACCTGGCAGGCCGTGGCGAACCCGCTCTGGATCCCGCTAGCGATCCACCGCTTCATCGCCAACATCGCCTTCGGGGGCTTCATCGTCGGAGCGTATGCGGCAGTCAAGTTCCTCGGCGCCCGGAGCGAGGCCGACCGCGCCCACTACGACTGGATGGGCTACGTGGGGAACTTCGTTGGGCTGGCCGCCCTGATCCCGCTGCCCTTCGCCGGCTACTACCTGGGCCGGGAGGTCTACTCGGCGAGCCCCGTGATGGGCAACAACATGATGGGCGGCGCGTTTTCGTGGACCTTCATTATCCAGGCCGTCCTCATCGGGATCCTGTTCATCGGCGGCAACTACTACCTGTGGGCGGGCATGGGACGCATCGAGGGCGCCGAGCGCTACCAGCCCTACATCAAGTACATCAACGTGATCCTGCTGGTGTGCTTCGCCGTCTGGCTCACGCCGCGCAACATCCCGCTGACGGGCGAAGAGCAGATGGCCCTGGGCGGCCAGTTCCACCCGCTGCTCAAGTACCTCGGGCTCATGTCGGCCAAGAACGCGGCGGTGAACTTCATCATCCTGTCCACGTTCTTCTCCTTCCTCCTGTACCGCCGCGGCAACAAGGGGCGCCCCCGCCCCTTCGCCGAGCAAGGACCGGGGGCGACGCTCGCCCTGGGGGCGGTCGCGGCGGTGTCGATCGCCGTGCTCTCCTGGTACGCCTGGACCCTGCTGACGCTGGACCCGAAGACGCTCGACCTCACCCCGGCCCAGGCCGGCTACTTCCGGCCCCCCGCCTATCTCCTCTTCGGGCAGGTCGGGATGGTGCTGCTCACGGCCTTCCTCACGCTCCGCGACCGGGGCAAGCTCGGGCAGGCCCTCTTCTTCGCCTCCACGACGCTGGCCTCCGTCTTCGTCCTCGGCGTCTACGGCTTCGTCATCATGGAGAAGGCCAACCCCTTCCTCCGCAACGTCGCCGTGGCCCAGTGGCTCATGGTGATGGTCTGCCTCCTGTGGAACACCACCATCGACGTGCTCGTCTTCCGCGGCGCGGAGAGCGTCGGCGGCATCCGCTGGGGCAAGATGCCGGCGCGCTCCCAGTACGCGCTGGTCCTCCTCTGCGTGACCATCGTCATGCTCATGGGGATGATGGGCTTCATCCGCTCGGGGCTGCGCGAGGACTGGCACGTCTACGGCGTGCTCCAGGACACCTCGACGTGGGCCTGGACGCCGACCAATGCCTACATGATGCGAGTGGTCGGGAGCATCGTCGTTGCCTTCCTCGGGCTTGTGTCCTTCGTCTTCTGGCTGGCGGGGCTGGGGGAGCACGAGCGCAGGGACCGGGGCCCGGCATGAAGCGGCCGTTCCTCGGCGTGGTCGTCTTCACCCTCGCCGTGATCCTCGCGCTCGTGGGGATCGCCGAGCTGGTGACGCGGGTGTCCGGCGAGGGGGGGCGCCGGCCCGCCGCCGCGCTCACCTCCGCCGACATCACGTCCGAGACCGGCGAGGTAGTCTTCTGGGGGAAGGGGAAGTGCTCCACCTGTCACGCGGTGGGCAGCCGCGGCGCGTCCATCCGGGGGCCGAACCAGGGCGAGGCCGGACCCCTGGGGCTCGCCATCGGGGCGCGGGCCGTGGAGCGCGCCAAGGAGCGGTCCAGGGCCACGGGCCGGCCCTATACGGTCACGGACTACCTCGTCGAGAGCGTGACGGAGCCCGGGGCGTATGTCGTCGAGGGCTTCAAGAACGAGATGCCGGATCCGACGCGGCCGCCGATCTCGCTCAAGCTCGAGGAGCTCCGGGCGGTGATCCTCTATCTTCAGACCCTCGGCGGCGAGCCGGACGCCGCCGCCATCAAGCTGCCCGAGCGGCTCCTCGCCGCCGCCAGGGGGGCGCCGGCGACGGAGGAGTGGAAGCCCTACCTCCCCGGCGATCCGGCCAAGGGGGAGAAGCTCTTCTTCGACGCGGACTCCAACGCCGCCTGCGGCAAGTGCCACGCCGTGAAGGACCGGGGCGGCACGGTGGGGCCGGAGCTGACCCAGGTGGCGGGAACGCGCGATCCGAAGTTCATCATCGAGTCCATCCTGGACCCGTCAAAGGAGATCGCCTCGGGGTACGAGCCGGTGCTCATCGTGACCAAGGACAACCGCTATATCACCGGGATCGTCAAAAGGGAGGATGCGACCCACGTCGAGGTGATGGACAACCAGGCGGAGATCCAGAAGATCGCCAAGGCCGAGATCCAGCAGCGGTCGCCGCAGAAGACCTCCCTCATGCCGGGCAACTTCAAGGAGATCCTGACCGTGGAGGAGTTCCACGATCTCCTGGCCTTCGTGCTGACGCTCCGATGAAACGAGTCCCCCTCTTCTGGAGCGTTGTCACGGCCGTGGTCGTGGTCTGGGTGTGTCTCGCCTACGTGCTGCCCTACGCGGCCATGTGGGTGACGGGCCGGGACCGACCCCTGCCCATCCCCGGCGCCGTCTTCGCCATCTACCTCGTCCTCACCCTCGTCGGCTCGGCGGTGTACGTCACCATCAGCGACGAGTCCATCCGCGAGTTCCTGCGGCCCCTGCTCGCCTTCCTCCGGGGCCCCGAGCCCGGCGCGCGCCGGGCGGGCGCGCTCAGGAGGGGGCGTCTGGCCGTCCTCCTGGCGGCCCCCCTCGTCGCGGGCGGGGTCGTCTACGCGCGGGCCCTGCCGCAGGCGCAGAGCCCCACCAGCCTCAGGATCCAGCACCCCACCATCCCCGGCGCCTACGAGCGGCTGAAGAATCCATTCCGCGAGCCCGGCGACGAGGCCGTCAGGAAGTGGATGGCCGAGAGGAAAGCCACGGGGAGCCCCGAGGAGGGACGGCGCGCCTACAGCGAGGCCGCGCTCCTCG from Candidatus Rokuibacteriota bacterium carries:
- a CDS encoding cytochrome ubiquinol oxidase subunit I; protein product: MNPPWRVIRDRRLWAALALAVIALVVAAPLAGAAEDKAGPPSDYRSFLGGNSRLVIWVVAELHLMFGAFVLGVPIFASIVEVIGWRTGERRYDDLAQEFTKLLSAAFSTTAAFGGLLIFALVGLYPRFMTFLTSIFHETFYVYALLFFAEGFTLYLYYYGWERMQGRWKGLHVLLGILLNLSGTALMLIANAWAAYMMAPSGIDKESLRFVGTTWQAVANPLWIPLAIHRFIANIAFGGFIVGAYAAVKFLGARSEADRAHYDWMGYVGNFVGLAALIPLPFAGYYLGREVYSASPVMGNNMMGGAFSWTFIIQAVLIGILFIGGNYYLWAGMGRIEGAERYQPYIKYINVILLVCFAVWLTPRNIPLTGEEQMALGGQFHPLLKYLGLMSAKNAAVNFIILSTFFSFLLYRRGNKGRPRPFAEQGPGATLALGAVAAVSIAVLSWYAWTLLTLDPKTLDLTPAQAGYFRPPAYLLFGQVGMVLLTAFLTLRDRGKLGQALFFASTTLASVFVLGVYGFVIMEKANPFLRNVAVAQWLMVMVCLLWNTTIDVLVFRGAESVGGIRWGKMPARSQYALVLLCVTIVMLMGMMGFIRSGLREDWHVYGVLQDTSTWAWTPTNAYMMRVVGSIVVAFLGLVSFVFWLAGLGEHERRDRGPA
- a CDS encoding c-type cytochrome; translated protein: MKRPFLGVVVFTLAVILALVGIAELVTRVSGEGGRRPAAALTSADITSETGEVVFWGKGKCSTCHAVGSRGASIRGPNQGEAGPLGLAIGARAVERAKERSRATGRPYTVTDYLVESVTEPGAYVVEGFKNEMPDPTRPPISLKLEELRAVILYLQTLGGEPDAAAIKLPERLLAAARGAPATEEWKPYLPGDPAKGEKLFFDADSNAACGKCHAVKDRGGTVGPELTQVAGTRDPKFIIESILDPSKEIASGYEPVLIVTKDNRYITGIVKREDATHVEVMDNQAEIQKIAKAEIQQRSPQKTSLMPGNFKEILTVEEFHDLLAFVLTLR